From Cryptomeria japonica unplaced genomic scaffold, Sugi_1.0 HiC_scaffold_87, whole genome shotgun sequence, the proteins below share one genomic window:
- the LOC131864499 gene encoding pathogenesis-related thaumatin-like protein 3.7 — translation MAMVSDLALVLVAGLAISLHMQQAWAVKFDIRNQCGYTVWAAGLPGGGQQLDQGQTWTVDVPAGTKAARFWGRTGCSFDASGRGTCQTGDCNGQLSCQVSGGVPTTLVEYTLNGDGNQDFYDVSLVDGFNVPLSINPTNGQCTAPACKADVNAACPAELKVNGGCNSACTVFQTDQYCCRGSYVKNCPATNYSMMFKNQCPQAYSYAKDDSSSTFTCPSGTTDYSIVFCP, via the exons ATGGCGATGGTATCAGATCTTGCGCTTGTTCTTGTGGCTGGACTGGCCATATCTTTACATATGCAAC AGGCGTGGGCAGTTAAGTTTGATATACGAAACCAGTGCGGGTACACAGTTTGGGCGGCAGGACTACCAGGAGGAGGGCAGCAGCTTGACCAAGGTCAGACATGGACCGTCGATGTGCCGGCAGGGACAAAGGCGGCAAGATTCTGGGGCCGAACTGGCTGTTCTTTCGATGCGAGCGGCCGAGGAACCTGTCAAACTGGTGACTGCAACGGCCAACTGAGCTGCCAAGTCTCGGGGGGCGTTCCGACCACGCTGGTCGAGTACACCCTAAATGGAGATGGCAACCAGGACTTCTACGATGTCTCCCTGGTTGACGGCTTCAACGTTCCTCTCTCCATCAATCCTACAAATGGACAGTGCACTGCCCCTGCATGCAAAGCCGACGTGAATGCTGCTTGCCCTGCTGAATTGAAGGTGAATGGTGGATGCAATAGTGCCTGTACTGTCTTTCAAACTGACCAGTATTGCTGCAGAGGTTCCTATGTCAAGAACTGCCCCGCCACAAACTACTCGATGATGTTCAAGAACCAGTGCCCACAGGCATACAGTTATGCTAAGGACGATTCTTCCAGCACTTTCACCTGCCCCTCTGGTACCACCGACTATAGTATTGTATTCTGTCCCTAG
- the LOC131864477 gene encoding pathogenesis-related thaumatin-like protein 3.7 has translation MRVFFVAEAAAVKFEITNQCRYTVWAAGLPGGGQQLDQGKTWTVDVPAGTKGARFWGRTGCSFDASDRGTCQTGDYNGQLSCQVSGGIPTTLAEYTLNGDGNKDFYDVSLVDEFNGPLSINPTNGQCTAPACKADVNAVCPAELKVNGGCNSACTVFQTDQYCYRGAYVDNCPATNYSMIFKNQCPQAYSYAKDDTSSTFTCPSGTTDYSIVFCP, from the coding sequence ATGCGTGTGTTTTTTGTTGCAGAGGCGGCAGCAGTTAAGTTTGAGATAACGAACCAGTGCAGGTACACGGTTTGGGCGGCAGGATTACCCGGCGGAGGGCAGCAGCTCGACCAGGGTAAGACATGGACCGTCGATGTGCCGGCAGGGACAAAGGGAGCAAGATTCTGGGGCCGAACCGGCTGCTCTTTTGATGCGAGCGACCGAGGAACCTGTCAAACCGGTGACTACAACGGCCAATTGAGCTGCCAGGTCTCGGGAGGCATTCCCACCACGCTGGCTGAGTACACCCTCAATGGAGATGGCAACAAGGACTTCTACGACGTCTCCCTGGTGGACGAATTCAACGGTCCTCTCTCCATCAATCCTACAAACGGACAGTGCACTGCCCCTGCATGCAAAGCCGACGTCAATGCTGTTTGCCCTGCTGAGTTGAAGGTGAATGGCGGATGCAATAGTGCCTGCACTGTCTTTCAAACTGACCAGTATTGCTACAGAGGTGCCTATGTCGACAACTGCCCTGCCACAAACTACTCGATGATCTTCAAGAACCAGTGCCCTCAGGCCTACAGTTATGCCAAGGATGATACTTCCAGCACTTTCACCTGCCCTTCTGGAACCACTGACTACAGTATTGTATTCTGTCCCTAA